One stretch of Danio rerio strain Tuebingen ecotype United States chromosome 6, GRCz12tu, whole genome shotgun sequence DNA includes these proteins:
- the LOC103909845 gene encoding uncharacterized protein translates to MSQHSGDEPAVRVRRKSVLPARYDEYDLTGFTLPKPVPPPPSPLTHSPRLAECDDTQDGAFGFTPVLPGHEADSPSQWSDDEGASDIVARENAKLHNSLWTIQQERDIFQRANEQYAKELTQLQHQMRQLQFHMGQQRHESQPPAPVAPPRQYTSTHAVPAPRVWPQGGTNDMSFTPTPAPRLKYQSEYKARDQIRSLPHSSALRGNLSYPYVPQGDQSLNAHYSNPPYWHLQDPVRHPQIPFRTQTPSPPPEQGPYRGPTPMIPDFSHPSPREFSRLKIALENILPANATESFKFQILTDHLKLEEALLIADSYCHSQHPYTRTMAALDQQYGQPHQLALQRIAELMDGPNIASGDQKAFRLFALKVRSLVGMLEQLGRNGSFELQCGSHVSRLLGKLPHDLRSGFRRYAHPHQVPIPTLLDFAEWLDFEIQVQEDTTRFASSQRRMPQTRTRENLRDYKPAIKPTTIYLGTEKATVEPTPPIPLSRSSLKPYCPYCDNSKHSLNNCSNFKQLTKDQKQSWIKENNRCWRCGRTHKSADCNLKMRCRQCSSRHLMALHEISVGRPENPKLTQDESADPKTCLLNTMQEILLVHKPPTSRKVLLKICRVILSNGSKRMNAYAIQDDGSERTIILHSAAQQLGLTGQPEELPLRTIRQELQVLKGAAVSFTVSPIAQPTKRFHITSAFTAQQLSLAEHSHPVKSLKERYRHLKGLPLQEFKAVCPVLLIGSDYPHLITPVEPVRLGPHGGPAAIKTRLGWTLQGPVQHMPKDVTEQHCLFTSVTSSESDLYKQVEKLWQMDVLPWRSDKACIRSRQDQEAVELLEKRTIRVEMDGVKRYATPLLRVKNMPELKAPKEAVLSQLRSTERRLAKNPQQAAAYITEIAKLEKSGYVKRVPPNAVTNTPCSWYIPHHMVEHNGKNRIVFNCSFQYHGQNLNELLLPGPVLGPSLLAVLLRFREHSVAVSSDIKGMFHQVRLLPEDKPLLRFLWRELNVQEQPTVYEWQVLPFGTTCSPCCAIFALQKHILDHSHPGDDVQNSVLKSFYVDNCLQSFTSAEAAKEFVDSIKNQLADGGFELRQWSSNIPSTINHLPPESISSSAELWISQGKSDIQESTLGLLWNHQSDTLSYKYRAKDSRETTMRNIYRILASQYDPLGYLIPYTTRAKILVQQLWDKKRDWDDPHLPTDLLQTWTEWEAELPALQNIVLPRCYCSANKDTETSLRDMHVFCDASERAYGSVAYLRTEDQYGQVEVAFLTARSRVAPKKQQSIPRLELCAALTGAQLSKVLLTELNLPIRHTILWTDSTTVLAWLQSESCRFKVFVGTRVAEIQELTEQHSWRYVPSTSNPADDITRGKSLCELNLESCWYQGPHFLKDPANQWPECPSPKEIDRDELRKTGTHVQVCFASSDYSQFKTLEELIDFTALQGAANGNPTASDYRRAEIDVLQNSQQESFPSDLTQLKAGKSLSSNSKLRALTPELDIETNLIRVGGRLRHSPYLGPDNMHPIILDPRHPTTKLIIQSYDSKLRHPGPERLFAEIRRKYWILRGREAIKHLQRECLHCQKWRKKPEVPRMADLPPARLRLFKPAFHSTGMDCFGPYTVKTGRRNEKKWGIIFKCLTTRAVYIDILHSLETDSFLMALRRFTARRGKPQELLSDQGTNFRGGERELKEAFTALAPDLQSQLAKQQIEFHFNPPNSPHFGGCWEREIRSLKNALMVTLGNQSVTFEVLQTVLAEIEGILNSKPLGYTSSDASDSNPITPNCLLMGRLDASLPLTVYPQSELVSRRRWRHSQILADQFWRHYIKFYLPGLQSRQKWQNDTPDTQVGSTVLIVDPQLPRSLWPVGKVVDVHPGADTRVRTAKVQVGKKTYTRPVARLIQLPAIPD, encoded by the coding sequence ATGTCACAGCATTCAGGGGATGAGCCTGCTGTGCGCGTCAGGAGGAAGTCAGTCCTCCCCGCACGTTATGATGAGTACGACCTCACTGGATTCACTCTCCCTAAGCCTGTTCCACCGCCCCCGTCACCACTCACTCATTCACCTAGACTGGCTGAATGCGATGATACACAGGATGGAGCATTTGGTTTTACTCCAGTCCTACCCGGTCATGAAGCTGACAGCCCATCACAGTGGTCTGATGATGAAGGAGCTTCTGATATCGTAGCAAGAGAAAATGCGAAACTACACAACAGTCTGTGGACGATACAGCAAGAAAGGGACATATTCCAGCGTGCAAATGAACAATATGCAAAGGAGCTCACTCAGCTCCAGCACCAAATGAGACAGCTACAGTTTCATATGGGGCAGCAAAGACATGAAAGTCAGCCCCCTGCACCTGTTGCCCCTCCAAGGCAGTATACCTCCACCCATGCTGTACCTGCACCCCGTGTCTGGCCACAGGGGGGCACTAACGACATGAGCTTCACCCCTACACCCGCTCCACGACTCAAATATCAGTCTGAGTATAAAGCAAGGGACCAGATTAGAAGCCTACCTCACAGTTCTGCCCTCAGAGGGAACTTGTCATACCCCTATGTGCCTCAAGGAGATCAAAGCCTGAATGCTCATTATTCAAATCCTCCTTATTGGCACTTGCAAGATCCTGTGAGACATCCACAGATCCCGTTTAGGACACAAACTCCATCACCTCCACCTGAACAAGGACCATACCGCGGTCCAACCCCCATGATTCCTGACTTTAGCCATCCCAGCCCTAGAGAGTTCTCACGGCTAAAAATTGCTCTGGAAAATATACTCCCAGCCAATGCTACAGAAAGTTTCAAATTTCAGATACTGACTGACCATCTGAAGTTAGAGGAGGCTCTGCTAATAGCAGACTCATACTGCCATTCACAACATCCCTATACAAGGACGATGGCTGCATTAGATCAGCAGTATGGACAGCCGCATCAACTTGCACTGCAGCGGATTGCTGAGTTAATGGATGGCCCAAATATAGCTAGTGGAGATCAGAAGGCCTTTAGACTTTTCGCCCTTAAAGTTCGTTCTCTGGTTGGCATGCTGGAGCAGTTGGGCAGAAATGGCTCCTTTGAGTTGCAGTGTGGGTCTCATGTGTCTCGGCTCCTTGGGAAGCTTCCACATGACTTAAGATCAGGGTTTCGGCGATATGCACATCCACATCAAGTGCCCATCCCTACCCTCTTAGATTTCGCAGAATGGCTAGATTTCGAAATCCAAGTTCAGGAGGACACCACAAGGTTTGCGAGCAGTCAACGCAGAATGCCCCAAACACGCACAAGAGAGAACTTAAGAGACTATAAACCAGCCATTAAACCCACCACAATCTATCTGGGCACGGAGAAAGCAACTGTTGAGCCTACACCGCCTATTCCATTATCTAGGAGCTCTTTGAAGCCTTACTGCCCCTATTGCGACAACAGTAAGCACTCTCTCAATAACTGCAGCAACTTTAAGCAACTTACTAAAGACCAGAAACAAAGCTGGATCAAAGAAAATAATAGATGCTGGCGTTGTGGCAGaacacataaatctgcagattgcAACCTGAAGATGCGCTGCAGACAGTGCAGCAGCCGACACCTTATGGCACTGCATGAAATCAGTGTTGGAAGGCCTGAAAACCCAAAGCTCACTCAGGATGAATCTGCAGACCCAAAGActtgtctgttgaacacaatgcaGGAGATTCTCCTTGTTCATAAACCACCAACTAGTAGGAAAGTCCTACTTAAAATCTGCCGGGTGATTCTCAGTAATGGAAGCAAAAGGATGAATGCCTATGCAATTCAGGATGATGGATCTGAGAGAACCATAATCCTCCATAGTGCAGCTCAACAACTTGGCCTAACTGGTCAGCCTGAAGAACTCCCACTTCGAACTATTCGACAAGAGTTGCAAGTCCTCAAAGGGGCAGCTGTTTCATTTACCGTCTCACCCATTGCTCAGCCTACTAAACGGTTTCACATCACTAGTGCCTTCACTGCTCAGCAGCTAAGTTTGGCAGAACACTCACATCCAGTGAAAAGTCTGAAGGAGAGATATCGGCACCTTAAAGGACTTCCACTCCAAGAATTCAAAGCCGTCTGCCCTGTATTGCTCATTGGGTCAGACTATCCCCACCTGATCACCCCAGTGGAACCAGTCAGGCTAGGGCCACATGGGGGACCAGCTGCTATAAAAACTCGTCTTGGTTGGACCTTGCAGGGTCCAGTCCAACACATGCCGAAAGACGTGACAGAACAGCATTGTCTTTTCACTTCAGTCACATCCTCAGAATCTGATCTCTACAAGCAAGTAGAGAAATTATGGCAAATGGATGTATTGCCATGGCGCAGCGACAAGGCTTGCATCAGATCCAGACAGGACCAGGAGGCTGTGGAACTTCTGGAAAAGAGAACAATAAGGGTTGAGATGGATGGAGTGAAACGATATGCAACACCCCTCTTGCGTGTCAAGAATATGCCTGAACTCAAGGCACCAAAGGAGGCTGTTTTGTCACAACTGAGATCCACTGAACGGAGACTGGCTAAAAATCCACAGCAAGCAGCCGCCTACATCACAGAGATTGCAAAACTGGAAAAATCAGGTTATGTTAAGAGAGTGCCACCAAACGCTGTGACAAACACCCCCTGCTCCTGGTACATCCCACACCATATGGTGGAACACAATGGCAAAAATCGCATTGTTTTCAACTGTTCATTCCAGTATCACGGTCAAAACCTCAATGAACTTCTGCTTCCGGGGCCTGTGTTGGGGCCATCTCTTCTTGCTGTTCTCCTCAGATTTAGAGAACATTCTGTTGCGGTCAGCAGTGATATCAAGGGAATGTTTCACCAAGTTAGACTGCTTCCAGAGGACAAACCCCTTTTGCGCTTTCTCTGGAGAGAGCTAAATGTCCAGGAGCAACCCACTGTTTACGAATGGCAGGTTCTCCCCTTCGGCACTACTTGCAGCCCCTGCTGCGCCATATTTGCACTGCAAAAACACATTCTTGATCATAGTCATCCCGGGGATGATGTTCAGAATTCAGTACTGAAATCCTTTTATGTAGACAACTGCCTACAAAGTTTCACTTCAGCTGAAGCAGCAAAGGAATTCGTGGACAGTATTAAGAATCAACTGGCAGATGGAGGTTTCGAGCTAAGACAGTGGTCCAGCAATATTCCTTCCACCATAAACCACCTGCCCCCTGAATCTATATCAAGCAGTGCTGAACTCTGGATATCGCAAGGCAAATCGGACATTCAGGAATCAACATTAGGGCTCCTCTGGAATCATCAGTCTGACACACTCTCCTACAAATATCGTGCCAAAGATAGTAGAGAGACTACAATGCGTAATATATATAGAATACTGGCCAGTCAGTATGACCCATTGGGCTACCTCATTCCTTACACCACTCGTGCCAAGATTCTTGTACAACAACTGTGGGATAAAAAACGGGATTGGGACGATCCACATTTGCCTACAGATCTGCTACAAACATGGACTGAGTGGGAGGCAGAGTTACCAGCTCTACAAAACATTGTCCTTCCTCGATGTTACTGTAGTGCCAACAAAGACACAGAAACGAGCCTAAGAGATATGCATGTTTTCTGTGATGCCTCTGAACGTGCTTATGGCTCGGTGGCATACCTTCGAACAGAGGACCAGTATGGACAAGTGGAGGTGGCATTCCTAACCGCCAGATCTCGTGTAgcaccaaaaaaacaacaatctaTCCCCAGACTGGAGTTGTGCGCTGCACTGACTGGAGCTCAACTCTCCAAAGTACTCTTAACTGAACTGAACCTGCCCATTCGCCACACAATCTTGTGGACCGACTCCACAACAGTACTGGCATGGTTACAGTCTGAATCATGTCGATTCAAAGTATTTGTTGGTACTCGGGTTGCAGAGATCCAGGAGCTAACTGAGCAACACTCCTGGCGATATGTACCCTCCACCAGCAATCCAGCTGACGACATCACTCGGGGAAAAAGTCTCTGCGAGCTCAACTTGGAAAGTTGCTGGTACCAAGGACCACATTTCCTAAAAGATCCGGCTAATCAGTGGCCCGAATGTCCTAGTCCTAAGGAAATAGACAGAGACGAACTACGCAAAACTGGTACACATGTACAGGTCTGCTTCGCATCATCAGATTACAGCCAGTTTAAGACCCTGGAGGAACTAATTGATTTCACAGCTCTTCAAGGGGCGGCCAATGGTAACCCCACAGCCAGTGACTATAGGCGTGCTGAGATTGATGTCCTGCAAAATTCCCAACAAGAATCCTTCCCATCAGACCTGACCCAGTTAAAGGCTGGTAAATCACTTTCCAGCAATAGCAAGCTAAGAGCCCTGACGCCTGAACTTGATATCGAAACTAATTTAATCAGAGTTGGCGGACGTCTACGACATAGTCCATATCTGGGACCTGATAATATGCACCCCATCATCTTGGATCCAAGACACCCGACAACCAAGCTCATAATTCAAAGTTACGATTCAAAACTTCGTCATCCAGGTCCAGAGAGATTGTTTGCCGAAATCCGCCGGAAATACTGGATCCTGCGTGGTAGAGAGGCCATCAAGCACTTACAACGAGAATGTTTACATTGCcaaaaatggaggaagaaaccagAAGTACCTAGAATGGCCGACCTTCCTCCAGCAAGATTGCGGCTCTTTAAGCCGGCCTTCCACTCTACTGGCATGGACTGTTTTGGGCCTTATACTGTCAAAACGGGGCGACGCAATGAAAAGAAATGGGGAATAATATTCAAATGTCTTACCACTAGAGCAGTGTACATTGATATACTTCACAGTCTGGAAACCGATTCCTTCCTTATGGCTCTCAGGCGATTCACAGCTCGACGAGGAAAGCCACAGGAGCTCTTATCTGATCAGGGAACCAACTTTAGAGGTGGTGAGAGAGAGCTGAAGGAAGCTTTCACAGCTCTTGCCCCTGATCTGCAGAGTCAACTCGCCAAACAGCAAATTGAATTTCATTTCAACCCTCCTAATTCACCCCACTTTGGAGGTTGTTGGGAGCGAGAAATTCGCTCTTTAAAGAATGCCTTGATGGTCACGCTTGGAAATCAGTCAGTGACCTTTGAAGTTCTTCAAACAGTGCTAGCAGAAATTGAAGGAATTCTGAACTCCAAACCATTGGGATATACCTCATCTGATGCTTCTGACTCTAATCCCATTACTCCAAATTGTCTCTTAATGGGGCGGCTGGATGCCTCACTCCCCCTGACAGTGTACCCCCAGTCAGAACTGGTCAGTAGACGTCGATGGCGCCATAGTCAGATCCTTGCGGACCAATTCTGGAGACACTACATCAAATTCTACCTCCCTGGTCTTCAAAGCCGCCAGAAATGGCAAAATGATACTCCAGACACTCAAGTTGGCTCTACAGTGCTGATAGTTGACCCACAACTACCAAGATCCCTCTGGCCTGTAGGAAAAGTGGTAGACGTACACCCTGGAGCCGATACTAGAGTGAGGACAGCCAAAGTTCAGGTGGGAAAAAAGACTTACACACGACCAGTAGCCCGCCTCATACAACTACCTGCTATTCCAGATTAA